In the genome of Aridibaculum aurantiacum, one region contains:
- a CDS encoding MBL fold metallo-hydrolase RNA specificity domain-containing protein, with the protein MKLSFHGAAQTVTGSKHLLTLDSGKKILLDCGMFQGMGQLTDKLNNDVGFDPAEVKHLILSHAHIDHSGLIPKLVKEGFNGAIHCTSATRDLAGILLEDSATIQRDDTKFINRKRKKKGLPLFEPMFDLSHVAQAMELFNVQSYGQWFTIDEGVEVLFTDAGHIIGSAAVSLRIKEGDKATAITFSGDVGRYNDAILKAPEVFPQADYIICESTYGNKLHDDVHGTTDTLHGWIEKTCIHKKGKLIIPAFSVGRTQELLIALNQLENEKRLPAVTYYVDSPLSLEATEVVRSHPENFNKQLRDVLMHDEDVFAFKGLKYIKSVDESKAINDTDQPCVIISSSGMADAGRVKHHIRNNISEAKNTILMVGYASPYSLGGKLANGVKRVNIYGEEYNVEAEVGKMRSMSAHADYDDLVMFLDCQDRQKVKKLFLVHGEYHVQLDFAQRLTRKGWQVEVPGMNSVFELA; encoded by the coding sequence ATGAAACTATCATTTCACGGAGCGGCACAAACGGTTACAGGTTCAAAGCACCTGCTTACACTTGACAGCGGCAAGAAGATCTTGCTCGACTGCGGTATGTTCCAGGGTATGGGCCAGCTAACGGATAAGCTAAATAATGATGTTGGATTTGATCCAGCTGAAGTAAAACATCTTATTCTTTCGCATGCGCATATAGATCATTCAGGACTTATTCCAAAGCTGGTAAAGGAAGGTTTCAATGGTGCCATTCATTGTACATCAGCTACACGCGATCTTGCCGGTATACTGCTGGAAGATAGTGCTACCATACAACGTGACGATACGAAATTCATTAACCGGAAACGAAAGAAAAAAGGACTGCCACTGTTTGAACCAATGTTTGATCTTTCGCATGTTGCACAGGCGATGGAGCTGTTTAATGTGCAGTCATACGGGCAGTGGTTTACAATAGATGAAGGTGTAGAAGTTTTGTTTACAGATGCAGGACACATCATAGGAAGTGCTGCTGTAAGTCTAAGAATAAAGGAAGGAGATAAAGCGACAGCCATCACTTTCAGTGGAGATGTGGGAAGATATAATGATGCTATTTTAAAAGCACCTGAAGTATTTCCGCAAGCAGATTATATCATTTGCGAAAGCACCTATGGCAACAAGCTGCATGATGACGTGCATGGTACTACTGATACGCTTCATGGTTGGATTGAAAAGACATGCATTCACAAAAAAGGTAAACTCATCATACCAGCGTTTAGTGTGGGTAGAACACAGGAACTGCTGATTGCACTCAACCAATTAGAGAATGAAAAGCGACTGCCTGCAGTAACATATTATGTGGATAGTCCTCTGAGTTTGGAAGCAACTGAAGTAGTGCGTAGTCACCCTGAAAATTTTAATAAACAACTGCGGGATGTGCTGATGCACGATGAAGATGTTTTTGCTTTTAAAGGATTGAAGTATATCAAATCAGTTGATGAGAGTAAAGCGATCAACGATACTGATCAGCCATGTGTGATCATTAGTTCCAGTGGTATGGCTGATGCAGGCAGGGTTAAACATCATATCCGAAACAATATTTCTGAGGCTAAAAATACCATCCTGATGGTGGGTTATGCATCGCCATATTCCCTCGGCGGAAAGCTTGCAAACGGTGTAAAGCGCGTGAATATTTATGGTGAAGAATACAATGTAGAAGCCGAGGTTGGCAAGATGCGTAGCATGAGTGCACATGCAGATTACGACGACCTGGTGATGTTCCTTGACTGCCAGGACAGGCAAAAGGTGAAAAAGCTTTTCCTTGTACATGGGGAATATCATGTACAACTGGATTTTGCTCAGCGACTTACGCGAAAGGGTTGGCAGGTAGAAGTTCCGGGTATGAATTCTGTATTTGAGCTTGCATAA